A genomic stretch from Longimicrobium terrae includes:
- a CDS encoding RidA family protein: MTVREVAGRTQVSSGGPWEESVGYVRAVRTGPHIHVAGTTATDPEGEIVGAGDAYGQARYTFLKIRAALELLGAGMTDVVRTRMFVTDIGRWEEFGRAHGEFFAGGGARPVATMVEVARLIDPAMLIEIEVEAYVVAQ; the protein is encoded by the coding sequence ATGACCGTCCGCGAGGTGGCGGGACGGACGCAGGTGTCCAGCGGCGGGCCGTGGGAGGAATCCGTCGGCTACGTGCGCGCGGTGCGCACCGGCCCGCACATCCACGTCGCGGGGACGACGGCGACGGATCCCGAGGGCGAAATCGTCGGGGCGGGCGATGCGTACGGGCAGGCCCGGTACACCTTTCTGAAGATCCGGGCCGCGCTGGAGCTGCTGGGCGCGGGGATGACGGACGTGGTGCGCACGCGCATGTTCGTCACCGACATCGGGCGATGGGAGGAGTTCGGCCGCGCGCACGGGGAGTTCTTTGCGGGCGGCGGCGCCCGGCCCGTGGCGACGATGGTGGAAGTGGCCAGGCTGATCGACCCCGCCATGCTGATTGAAATCGAAGTGGAAGCGTATGTCGTTGCGCAATAA
- a CDS encoding M23 family metallopeptidase produces MKSSLFPAVRVAATALALVVLALPAKAQAPTASMFSASAGLLSPRGRTAEAGRMMVPVQGITREQLHDTYTQSRSQGRTHHAIDIHAPRGTPVMAVAEGTIRKLHISGLGGTTIYLMDDDGRTRYYYAHLDSYAQGLHEGQRVQRGEVIGYVGDTGNAQPGDCHLHFSVAILQNPSRWWDGENLNPYDLLKPVGR; encoded by the coding sequence ATGAAATCCTCGCTCTTCCCCGCCGTGCGCGTCGCCGCCACGGCACTGGCCCTCGTTGTCCTCGCGCTTCCCGCGAAGGCACAGGCGCCCACCGCCTCCATGTTTTCCGCCAGCGCCGGCCTCCTGAGCCCCCGGGGCCGCACCGCCGAGGCCGGACGCATGATGGTGCCCGTGCAGGGCATCACCCGCGAGCAGCTTCACGACACGTACACGCAGTCGCGCTCGCAGGGCCGCACCCATCACGCCATCGACATCCATGCGCCGCGCGGCACGCCGGTGATGGCCGTGGCCGAGGGCACCATCCGCAAGCTGCACATCAGCGGGCTGGGCGGCACCACCATCTACCTGATGGACGACGACGGCCGCACCCGCTACTACTACGCGCACCTGGACAGCTACGCGCAGGGGCTTCACGAGGGGCAGCGCGTGCAGCGCGGCGAGGTGATCGGGTACGTGGGCGATACGGGGAACGCGCAGCCGGGCGACTGCCACCTGCACTTTTCCGTGGCCATTCTGCAGAACCCGTCGCGCTGGTGGGACGGCGAGAACCTGAATCCGTACGACCTGCTCAAGCCCGTCGGCCGCTGA
- a CDS encoding HAD family hydrolase, producing the protein MRRLVLFDIDGTLLNAGGAGKRAVTRALREVYGETGQVERYNMAGRTDPQILREVLGQAGLDRARIDAGMDAFWDVYIRVLRDTLDPATVHALPGAAALVDRVESENDTVLGLLTGNVLEGARIKVDAAGLGFDRFQVGAYGSDHGDRAELPAVAVRRARDRTGVEFSRKQIVIIGDTPFDISCGEALGVRTIATATGTYSRDELAECHPDHLFADLADTEAVWRAIVD; encoded by the coding sequence ATGCGGCGGCTGGTGCTGTTCGACATCGATGGAACCCTGCTGAACGCCGGCGGTGCCGGCAAGCGCGCCGTGACGCGCGCGCTGCGCGAGGTGTACGGCGAAACGGGGCAGGTGGAGCGCTACAACATGGCCGGGCGCACCGATCCGCAGATCCTGCGCGAGGTGCTGGGGCAGGCCGGGCTGGACCGCGCGCGCATCGACGCGGGGATGGACGCGTTCTGGGACGTGTACATCCGCGTGCTGCGCGATACGCTGGATCCCGCCACCGTGCATGCGCTTCCCGGCGCGGCGGCGCTGGTGGACCGCGTGGAGTCGGAGAACGACACCGTGCTCGGCCTGCTGACGGGAAACGTGCTGGAAGGCGCGCGCATCAAGGTGGACGCGGCGGGGCTGGGCTTTGACCGCTTTCAGGTGGGCGCGTACGGATCGGACCACGGCGACCGCGCGGAGCTCCCCGCCGTCGCCGTCCGCCGGGCCAGGGATCGCACGGGCGTGGAGTTCTCGCGCAAGCAGATCGTCATCATCGGCGACACGCCGTTCGACATCAGCTGCGGCGAGGCGCTGGGCGTGCGGACCATCGCCACGGCCACGGGAACGTACAGCCGGGATGAGCTCGCCGAATGCCATCCGGATCATCTGTTCGCGGATCTGGCGGATACGGAGGCGGTGTGGAGGGCGATCGTGGATTGA
- a CDS encoding ATP-binding protein, with product MGNSLRDLLFGQDRRDLATAHLPRRTFADVVLPPATRRSLDNALVQIRKHDVIFNQWGLGERHESGLGLAFNFAGPPGTGKTVCAEAIAHALGKRLLVVRYNELESQWAGATAKNVAAVFASAAEQDAVLFFDEADAIAGRRFSNVEQGYQREANAVVNVLLRELEEFSGVVIFATNLAANFDPAFERRIRTHILFEQPGPDEREMIWRVQIHARKTPLGDDVDFRALAARYPGTGGDIKNAVLKAAQMAIAEPGDDAEKRIWQRHFESSMEEVLGAKRVMDQTLFGDAASMAALAAARPGPELDEELSALASRLVEVEDAVTSMTEELRRVQRAQADALTRIDQLRGTVEAAGATAAESARTTGAAAERRSALALGLAAAAALLSALTAALTLL from the coding sequence ATGGGCAACTCCCTGCGCGACCTGCTCTTTGGGCAGGACCGCCGTGACCTGGCCACCGCGCACCTGCCGCGCCGCACGTTCGCCGACGTCGTCCTGCCGCCGGCCACGCGCCGCTCGCTGGACAACGCGCTGGTGCAGATCCGCAAGCACGACGTGATCTTCAACCAGTGGGGACTGGGCGAGCGGCACGAAAGCGGGCTGGGGCTGGCCTTCAACTTCGCCGGGCCGCCGGGAACGGGCAAAACCGTCTGCGCCGAGGCCATCGCCCACGCGCTGGGCAAGCGGCTCCTGGTGGTGCGCTACAACGAACTGGAAAGCCAGTGGGCGGGCGCCACGGCCAAGAACGTGGCCGCCGTATTCGCCTCCGCGGCCGAGCAGGACGCCGTGCTCTTCTTTGACGAGGCCGACGCCATCGCCGGGCGCCGCTTCAGCAACGTGGAGCAGGGCTACCAGCGCGAGGCCAACGCTGTGGTCAACGTCCTCCTGCGCGAACTGGAGGAGTTCAGCGGGGTCGTCATCTTTGCGACCAACCTGGCCGCCAACTTCGACCCGGCGTTCGAGCGGCGCATCCGCACGCACATCCTGTTCGAGCAGCCGGGCCCGGACGAACGGGAAATGATCTGGCGCGTGCAGATCCACGCCCGCAAGACGCCGCTGGGCGACGACGTGGACTTCCGCGCGCTGGCGGCGCGCTACCCCGGCACCGGCGGCGACATCAAGAACGCCGTGCTCAAGGCCGCGCAGATGGCCATCGCCGAGCCGGGCGACGACGCGGAAAAGCGCATCTGGCAGCGGCACTTTGAATCCAGCATGGAAGAAGTGCTGGGCGCCAAGCGGGTGATGGACCAGACGCTGTTCGGCGACGCGGCGTCCATGGCGGCGCTGGCCGCCGCGCGCCCCGGGCCGGAGCTGGACGAAGAGCTGTCGGCGCTCGCCTCGCGCCTGGTGGAGGTGGAGGACGCGGTGACGTCGATGACGGAGGAACTGCGGCGCGTGCAGCGCGCCCAGGCCGACGCGCTCACCCGCATCGACCAGCTGCGCGGCACCGTGGAAGCGGCGGGCGCCACGGCCGCGGAGTCCGCGCGCACCACCGGCGCCGCGGCCGAGCGGCGGTCGGCGCTGGCGCTGGGCCTCGCGGCGGCGGCGGCGCTCCTTTCGGCGCTGACGGCGGCGCTCACCCTGCTCTGA
- a CDS encoding TonB family protein has protein sequence MKPRFTLLAAALAAGSLSACAVARGAPADNPRLAQLYEQDQADRTGTTVLGPEVDRRDAERRREARALLDSSRVRTAADHYHAAMVFQHGSDSTDFRLAHELAKRGEEMGNDRARWLAAASLDRWLLSTGQPQRYGTQYLEQGGRTYLQPIDSTAVTDEERRRAGVETLDGIRARLARVNGTAEGSLAPPPARAEADEGPRVELVGTVADLARQVRYPEAARAAGITGRVRVQLTVQPDGTVGEIFVVDGLGHGVDEEVLRVMRAARFTNLTGEPHEIRMVIPVAP, from the coding sequence GTGAAACCTCGCTTCACACTCCTGGCCGCCGCGCTTGCCGCGGGGTCGCTTTCCGCCTGCGCCGTGGCGCGTGGTGCGCCGGCGGACAATCCCCGCCTGGCGCAGCTGTACGAGCAGGACCAGGCGGACCGCACGGGTACGACGGTGCTGGGCCCCGAGGTGGACCGCCGTGACGCCGAGCGGCGGCGGGAAGCGCGCGCCCTGCTGGATTCGTCGAGGGTGCGCACCGCGGCGGACCACTACCACGCCGCCATGGTCTTTCAGCACGGGTCCGATTCCACAGACTTCCGCCTGGCGCACGAGCTTGCCAAGCGCGGTGAGGAGATGGGAAACGACCGGGCGCGGTGGCTGGCCGCCGCCTCGCTGGACCGCTGGCTGCTCAGCACTGGCCAGCCGCAGCGCTACGGCACGCAGTACCTGGAGCAGGGCGGCAGAACGTACCTGCAGCCCATCGACAGCACGGCGGTGACGGATGAGGAACGGCGCCGCGCCGGGGTGGAGACGCTGGACGGCATCCGCGCCCGGCTCGCGCGGGTGAACGGGACGGCGGAAGGCTCACTCGCCCCGCCCCCCGCCCGCGCGGAAGCGGATGAAGGCCCGCGCGTGGAACTGGTGGGGACGGTGGCGGATCTCGCCCGGCAGGTGCGCTACCCGGAGGCGGCGCGCGCGGCGGGAATCACCGGCCGCGTCCGCGTGCAGCTTACCGTGCAGCCGGACGGCACGGTGGGCGAGATCTTTGTCGTGGACGGGCTGGGGCACGGGGTGGACGAGGAGGTTCTGCGCGTGATGCGCGCCGCCCGCTTCACCAACCTCACCGGCGAGCCCCATGAGATCCGCATGGTCATCCCCGTGGCGCCCTGA